The sequence TAGCGCTACAAAGTTCAATGACATTTCTGATGATATAACTTGATATCCTAATCGCTCTTGATAGCGAAACTGAGCTTCTGAAAGTGGTAGTCTTTGAACGGGGGGGTTGCAGAGGATCACATCAAAAGAGTTAGTAAGTGATGAGAGGTGAGGAGAAAATGCACTACTTCTATGTAGGGTGGAGTTTTTGTCACGGAAAAGATATTGATAGAGACTAGATATAAAAAATGACTTAACGTTGATTTCTATTCCTGTAAAACTAACCGTTTTATAATCCTTAGCTCTAAGTGCTCTATAGAACCCAGCAACCCCCATTGCTGGATCCAATATACTTTCATTTTCTTCTACTTGAGCAAGCTTAATCATTAGTTCTGCAACTTCTGGCGGTGTCGAAGAGTCAGAAAGGTTGATGTCAGAATAGCTAATTATCCAGTCCAAAGTGTCTACAAAATCTTGGTTTGATAATTCTAAACTGTTACAAGTAAACAGAAACCTATGTAATGAAGGGTGTTCAAAATTCAAGTCTAGTACGTTTGATATAAGTACTTGCTTAGTTAAGTTAAGAGTACTTAGTAACTCATATACAGCATTGTGTATTGTGCTTGGGTCATCGAGTTTTGTGCTTTGGCGATTAAAATTTTGTGACGCAAGTAAAATCGTAAATGCGCTCAAGAAACTATCTTTAATTGGCCTACCATTATTTCTTACCCCATCAGCAAAATCCCAAAATTCTGCTTGAATACGCTCTGAATTCATAGTCGCTTCAACTTGCACTTCTTAATTATCCTTATAGATTTAACGAGAATCTTGATTCAGGTAGAGGCTGACATTGGATATATTTTGCCTAGTTACATAATTAACTCAAGTTTCTACTGGGATTACTGCAAAAAATGGGATCTGACGTTTAAAATGCGTTTGTAACAGGTGGTTTAACAAAAATCATTCAGCTCATTGTCATATTTACATAAACGCATCGTATATGATGATACAGGTCATCATTAATATCGGAAAATACTGCCATATGTATCTTATAGCAATGTTGTTTCAATCCATGATTTCTCGTGCTTTTTGGGTTGTGATAAAAGTATCGTTTGGTTGGCTTAAAATTTACTGCTAAGAGAAAGAAACCTCGAGTATCGGATCATATCTATGGTAGCTTCGCACGTTTGTTGGTAATTATTACTGTTTTGATCGAAGGTGCGCCTAAAAACTTCCAAGAAAGCGCTCTAACTTTAAATTAAGGCGTGATGTACGCTTGGCTGCGCTGAAATGAAGCGAAAGTGCCAAGCGTGAGGAATTGCTATTATATTGTGTGGGATAAAGATTTCGCTAAAAATTAGATATCAGCACCATCGACTCTTGTTATAACAATTATCTCAGGCCAGTACATGGCACTTCCCCAGGGAAACTATCTGGACTTCTACCTGATGGAAATGCCGTGTAACCAGGACGTCTAATGTTACGGCGAGTCTCATCATAAAATACACTCAGCACACCCGTTAATAAAAACTGAAGTCCCAAATGTTCCTCGTTTGGCTGATGGTCAAATGATAGGTACTTTCCAAACATAGGACTATTTACGGGACAGGGGCGTTTTTTGAAAATAGACCAAGAGTCCAAGGCACCAATAAAGCCTACAAGATCATCAAATTTTGGTAACTCTTCTTCGTCATAAGCTTCTTGGAGCTTTGAAAAAATCCAGTTCAACGTGCCTAATTGAGGTTTGTTAATATGAGAGTGCATGCTTACTAAAGCGAGGTATGGCCCTCTCACCCTTGTCTGATTGATTGTTTTTGTACGACACAATTTTGAAGCATTCCACAGTGCCTGGCATTCCTTAAATATATCTGCGTCATTTAAGTGTTTTTTCACGGAGATTATTGCAATAACTCCTTCGGGTGGAACTATGACGCTGTCAGCAAAGCGTTGGAATACTGGATAAGTATCAGTGTCATAAATTATTATATCTAGTTGGGTTGAGTGTTGGTCAACATCTCTAGAGCGTTCTCTTCCCGTATCACCAGTTTTGACTGCTGGGCGAAGAATAAACCCGGTTAATACCTCTAACCCTTTTGGTAAAAATTTCCGTAGATATTCTCCGATAAGGTCCTCGACATATCGACCATCTTCTCCCTGATGAGCAGCACCGGCTCTCGTTTGTGACGGAACTAAAATTTCAAATTGCTTATACGTGGCAAGTAAAGCTTCTACTTCTTTTGACCAATAGTTCTGGATTCTTACTCCATCCATCAGATACTCCTCTCAAAAAATTTTTGTACATCTGGTTAATTTGATGTGCACACAACCTTAATCCCTAAACTTAACCCGTAGTTAAAATGCCGCATATAACGAATCAATGCAGGACGGCTCGTTTACCGTACTGCAATCTACATCACTCATGTAATACAGTGAATCGATCAAGCATTGAGCTTTTTCCAAACTCTTTATATCAAAATACTCAACAACGGGTTACTTGAGTCTTTTCACTGAATGACAAAAAACTATATAGCCGATATTCGTAACCTTACGTTTCAGGTGAAGTGACTAGTTTTGAAGCACATTTATACTTTTTCACTACAGCTACTTTTGATTTGTGATCTTCATATAACCTATTATAAAAACTACTCACGACAATGCGTGGTGCCTAATTTCTTAGGATGCTCCATAATAATTAGTTCAATAATTCTCGCATCAACTTCCTGAATTTTCTCACTTGAAATGACACATGGTAAAATCTGGTAGTTCTATGTCATGGTTTTGTTAACGGTCGTTATATAGAAAGCCTCTATGTTAATGCGAAATTTTCTTATTTAATTCTTTACAGTAAAAATTTTTCAGGAAATTTTCATTTGAAACAGCGAATTATCAACCTGATTTAGCTATTCAAGTCCAAAACATAGGACTATGTCAAATAAATTTAACGAAGTAGTACAAAAGCTTGTTGCTAAAGACAGGATAATTATTGGCATAATAAACGTAATTTGATGGTGCAACTATTGACATGGCGCGAATTGGTAGGGACATACCTGAGTCTGAATAGAATGCATAGACAATAGTGAGTCGCTACACATAAATCAATCTGGTTTAGGATGACTTCAAGCGTATAACCCATACGCCGCATCTACATCTAAATAAGGCGAGCGAAAACTCAATTATTAAATGTTTTAAGTATGGTCGGTTATTGTCTTAAAGTTAAGTTGTTGTTATTACTGATTAATACCAGTATAATGATAGATGTTATTGTTATCAATCTTAAAGGCAAATGATATGTCGATAAAGAGCATAAAAATTAAAAATCTATTGTCATTTGGCAGTATTGAACTAAAAAGCATTGAAGAAATAAACGCGATTGTTGGTATGAACAATGTTGGTAAGTCTAATTTTTTATCATTAGTTCAATTTTTCTATGACAAGATGGCAAGTGATAGGATTTTAGCTCCTGAATTGAATTCAAATTATAGTCCTATTGGAGAGGTTACGATAACGTACGATCTTTCTCGGATAAAAAAGATTGTCATGTCGGGGCGGAAAAATAGTAAGTTTTTCAATATTATTTACAGCGCACTTATTAAAGATGAATCTGTTTCTTTCTTTGAAATGTTCAACTCTAGTTTTAAAAGTGAAGCGAAAACTTTTGAGCTGACGTTAATTGTTAACGCCAATGGGTCTTCATATTGGCTAGAGAAAGACAAGCAAAGAATAGAGATAATTCATTACTTGTTTCCTTTTTTTCATATTGACTCTAGACATATAGATTTACATGATTGGGATAAAATATGGGATTTGATTGCTAGTATAAAATCTCTAAATGTGGATAAGATCGACATGGATGACTTTAAAGCATATATCGATTCAAAGCTTAGTGATAATGGGACGATATTTAGTGATTATATAAATATGATCGAAGACTCTATTACAATTGAAAAATATGCACATAAGGAAAAAGTTTTAAGTATTATAAAGTCTGCAGTTAAAGGTAGCGTTTTTAGTAGTGGAGGTAAAGATACAAAATACCAATCTGATGGGACAAACTCTTTTAATTATATAGAATCCACTTTAAAGCTATTAATGCTAATTACAAGAAGTGAGTATATAACTCCGTTTGTGTTCGTAGATGAGCCGGAAGTTGGTTTACATCCTAAGAAGTGTGAACAGTTAGTAAATAATATTTATAATACATATCAGAAATATGGGTTTAAAAATGGAAATCGTCGATCTATTCCTTTCCCTAAGATAGTTTTTTCGACTCATTCATCTAGTATAGTTAAGGAAGTAATAAAAAACTTCCAAGAAAACCATCAGGTTATTCATTTCTCATTAGATGAAATGAATAATACCAAGTTGCAAGTTATGAACTCAATATATAAAAAGAATAATTTTCTTAGTATATTTAGTGACAATGAAGCACGACTTTTCTTTAGTAAGTTTATTCTATTTGTCGAAGGTGAAACAGAACAAGAAATTTTTGGGAATTTTAAACTTCAGAACAAGTTTAAATCTCTTAAAGAGATTGAAGTATATAAGTGCTCAAATAATAAGATCGCCGAAGCCATTAACCCATCATATTCTAACACCTCGATCCCTTACTTGTTTTTATATGATGCAGACAAGTTTTATGAGTTTGGTATGCAGCATAGTAAAAAATTAGAAATTAAATTTTGTAATGCTACCAAAGATGTTGGTATAAAAAATGAAAAGTTGGTTCAGGAAATGAAGTATTATAAGAGAGGCTTTAATAAAGAACATAAAGAAATTTATGAACGATTAGTTCAAATGTCTAGTTTCCAAGGAGACGAATTTGAAACAGATAGTACAGGCATGTTTTTTAAGAAAAACTCGCCTTTTTATGCTTTTAGAATACAGGTTAGAGAGTATCTAAAAAACAAAAATGTTACCGTTTTTAACGATACTATTGAGGGGGCTTTAATTAGCGATAACTCAAAAGAACTGTTTTTCAAATGGCTGTTATCGGAACATGGTATTGATGTAACCCATTTGCTTGGATCAACTGTACAATTACGGACTTCAGGCAAGGTAGTTATAGATGATAAAGTTTTACTTGCGTGCATTAAGCTAATGTTTGGTGGAAAATCAGATACGCAATTTAAGAAGACACGAAAATTTAAACAAGTGGAAGACCTTGTTTTCTATATCAATGGAAAAGCAGATTGGCCACCGATCTCGAAAACCTCGGGTTGGGTAACTTCATTTTTAGATTTTTCTATTGCTGAAATAGAAAAAGAGAGTTTAGCGAACCAAGATCAAAATTTTTATACTATTTTTAATGGATATTTCCCTGAGCTTTATGCTATATTAAACAGGCTTTATCCTGATAGACTACAGAGGTCATTATCTCATTAGAGTTAATGAAAAGAGGTAACTCTTCAGAAGTTTAATTTTATCTATTTTATAGATGATTTTTTGCTTCAACGCCTCTAAATCATAGCTTGATTACAGTTATGTCAAAGTGTTCAATGTGTCACACAGTGAATTTTTGTTTTTGTATCAAAGATAAAGTGTATTGTATGTCAAAATATAATGATATTAAGATTAGTCCTTCCTTGACTTCTAAGTTGCTTGCTAACATTGATTATAATGTAGTAAGTGAAATCAAAGTTAGGAAGGACTTTACATACTCCATAATGAACAACAGTAACTTAGATGTTTTGAATCGAGAGTTAGTGTCAAGTCTTTTTTCTAAGATTCCATTAAATAACTCATGTGTAGGTTTTGTTAAGAATAAATCTTATCTAGATTTACTAGAACCTCATCGTTTTTCAACAAAGTTCACGCGTTTAGATATCTCCTCTTTTTTTCATTCTATTTCTCTAGAAGATATTAAGTTATCAATAGAGCCATATATAAAACCAAAATTTCTGGATAAGAATAAGAAAATATCCTCAATTGAGGAAATTATGAAGGCTATAACGTATGCTGTTCCGGAAGGGGCTGAAAATGTTAAGTTTAGGGGGGAAACTGTTCTGCCGATGGGGTTTTCTTCGTCGCCTATAATCTCTAATATTGTGTTCAGAAAAATTGATGTTCAAATCCACAAGTATTGCAATGAAAATAACATTATTTATACTCGTTATGCCGACGATATGTTATTTTCTTCTAATAGTGAGTTGGTTAGCCAGACCATTTTTATCAATAAAATTAGATCATTGGTTTGTCAGCTTTCGTTAAAAATTAATGAAAGGAAAACGATTACGACATCAGGTCATATTTCATTAAATGGTTATGTTATTGACGGGCGATCTGGAACTATACGCTTATCTAATCAAAAATTGTCTAGGATAAATAAGATAACACATCAATTATTGGTGAGAGGTAGGGCACCATCAGAAGTAGCAAAAAAGCTTTATGGTTATTCAATATCTAAATATGACTTTAAGTTCGGATATAGCCCAGAGTTCTTTGAGCAATATTGTAAAGATCAACTCCACAATAAAATTGCTGGAAATAGATCTTATTTGATATCAGTACTTAAGTTCAACGAACAGTATGAATGTATTTGTCCTAAATATGTGACTAAGTCCCAAGTCATGTTAGAGCGGCTCAACAAAATTCTTGATAACTGGTCTTAATTAATTCTTCACCTAATAGCGGTAAATGTATTGTTTCAAAGGTGATTAATAAGAGCAGTAAAATACTGCTCTTTGATAGTAAGTCATTAATAAAACCTACTTACGAATAATTATCTATACTTATTCATAAGCTTAATTTAGTGCTTAGTTGTATTAATTCATCTAGAAATGAATTTACTCAATTTAAGTTTCTGATTTTTCTTAGATAAGACCTCGTTACGTATAATCCACTGTAAGCCGTAATCATGAATGGCAAAATTCATTAAGGCTAGATGCCTTTTTATCCAAAAATAGACTGACTTGCTTCTTCCTTCAATTGCTCTTTCATTCGATTTAAACCCCAGAAGCTCCTTCAACCAATCGTTTTCAGCTAACTGGCCACAGTCTACGAATTGGTATTTGTTAAGAAAATAATTCAAAATAACCGATTGCCAGACATAATTTGGAGCATTCCAGTGGTAGTTAAACTTTTTTTGTTCCTCCGATATCTCTCCTGGTTGGATTGCCATCCTTTTGGCCATATCTTGAAACTTCATGTCGTAAGATAACCCCCTAAACTTAGATACGAAGCTTTGTATCGATTCTGATTTTAACTTCTCAGATTTATTTATATATTGTGTATAGCGCGACTCCCAAATCTCTAAGTTCATCCAGTAAAGACTTTCTAGTTTGATGTTATCGTGCGTGCTTGAATACCTGTAAATGAGATGTACACCGCGATCCAAAACACTTGTATGGGAGTTACTAGGCACAAAAAAGATTCTGATGTTAGTTTTATCATTTAGTTGGATTGTTGCCTTAAAAAAGGGTTTGTCCTCTAAACGGGTAAGATTAGTAATAATGGAAGTGATAACCAGTTTGGGCTCCGGTAGTGTTTTTTGATGTCGGCCAAACAATGCCACACCAACATTAGGTAAGGGTTGGCTACCTACTGCTTGCTGCAGCCAAGCTTTTGCTTTATTACTAACAAGAGCAAGACGATCTTTTACAGTAGAGCGGGATTCTTCCTGCAAACTCTGATTTACGCTTTGTATTAGTGACTCTTCCTTGCGATTGAATAGCCATGCACGAGGAGCTTCTTTTAGCACAAAACGTTTCAACTCACCTGGCGTAGTATCCAACTCAAGCATACTTATATCGATCTCGATACCACTTAGCTGACTAGCTTGAAACTTAGCTTTGTCTTGCTCCGATTTTTGGTGGCGATAATAAATTTCAACTGCGAGCCGTTCACCACCATGCTCAATGAGAGCATCCGCAATTACTTCACCTACTCTTTGTTCAACCTTGGCTGAGTATGTTGTTAACTTACTTAGCTGCTTATCAATGAGATATTCGTATGTGCAGCCCAATGGATCAACATAATTAACTAGGTGCTGGATTCTCGGTAAAAACAAGCCCTCACTCGTGAACTCTACAATTATCTGCTTAGCTGCAAAGTGAAGCGCTGATTCCCCTTTACAGGCGGTATTAGCTGTGTGGGCAAAGTGTTTAAGGCGATCTTTCTTACCGCCATTCTTAGCGACCAAAGCTTCGTTACAATCTGTGCAATAACAGCCACAGGCGAGGCCGTTTTCTACTTCTGTTATGTGTTTCATTTGACCCGAAGAGTGGCGAGCCCAAACTATGGTCTTTCTTTTTTCCGAAAACACCCTCTCAGAGTACAAATTTAAATTCCCCTAAAATATCTTCATAGCCGATGAAACTAAAATATCATACAAAGCAAATAGCAAAAATGATCAAAGGTAATATAGACATGGATTGAATCACTCGTAAATATTTAGACACACTCGTGGTATTGCGATAAGTAAGATAAATGTTTTTTTTTGGTGGGGGGGGGGATTACCCCGAGATACACAATGTGGCACTTCTGGGCTTCGAAGTGCCACATTGTGAAGGCTCTTGACAAAACGATTTAGAAGTATTTATCTAAACAGTTTACTAGGCTAGAAAAGTAACTTTACTCTCAACCAAAGCAATTGAGTAGCTTCTAACATAAAATAAAGTATTGTTCTGATAACGTTTTTTTCTATTACAGATTGACGCTGATTTGAAAAATTATATATTTCTCTAATGCAATATGCGCATTGAGGAATAGTATGTCGATTGAAAGCGTTGTGAGCTGGGCTAACAAGTTGAAAAAGAATCTGTGGTGGCGCCATGCCATCAGGTTAGCTATTGAGAAAGGTGAATTAGGAGGCGATGACTTACAGATTCTATTTACTGTTGCCAAAATGGAACATGACCTAGAGACCCAGGATGAATCATACTCAGACTATATTGCGCCACTAGACCTTACCGGTTTTGGTGAAGAAGTACAGGCTGTAACCTTAAAGAGTATTGGCAAAGTAAATCATGTATCAGCATTGGTTTCTGATGCCTTGCTGGAATTCAAAACAGAAGGCCTGACTGCGGTATATGGTGACAACGGCTCTGGCAAGTCTAGTTATGCAAAAATCCTTAAAAACGCCTGCTTAACTCGTGGTGATACCCCTAACATCCTACCTAACATATATAATGATAAATCTGGAGACCCTTCTGCTGAACTTTCGATTGTCATTGCGGAAGAACAGCATTATGTGGAGTGGGCTCTGTCTGCTGCCTCTCGAGAAGACCTAAAGTCTATTCGAATCTTCGACAACACCTCTGCCGCTCACTACATTTCTGGTGAAGATACTATTGAGTACAAGCCTGTAGGAATGAAGCTCCTGGCGCAGCTTATGCGTGCCTGTGAATTTGTGCGTGCTGAAAACGAGAACGAGAAGAGACCAT is a genomic window of Vibrio sp. FE10 containing:
- a CDS encoding retron Eco8 family effector endonuclease, whose protein sequence is MSIKSIKIKNLLSFGSIELKSIEEINAIVGMNNVGKSNFLSLVQFFYDKMASDRILAPELNSNYSPIGEVTITYDLSRIKKIVMSGRKNSKFFNIIYSALIKDESVSFFEMFNSSFKSEAKTFELTLIVNANGSSYWLEKDKQRIEIIHYLFPFFHIDSRHIDLHDWDKIWDLIASIKSLNVDKIDMDDFKAYIDSKLSDNGTIFSDYINMIEDSITIEKYAHKEKVLSIIKSAVKGSVFSSGGKDTKYQSDGTNSFNYIESTLKLLMLITRSEYITPFVFVDEPEVGLHPKKCEQLVNNIYNTYQKYGFKNGNRRSIPFPKIVFSTHSSSIVKEVIKNFQENHQVIHFSLDEMNNTKLQVMNSIYKKNNFLSIFSDNEARLFFSKFILFVEGETEQEIFGNFKLQNKFKSLKEIEVYKCSNNKIAEAINPSYSNTSIPYLFLYDADKFYEFGMQHSKKLEIKFCNATKDVGIKNEKLVQEMKYYKRGFNKEHKEIYERLVQMSSFQGDEFETDSTGMFFKKNSPFYAFRIQVREYLKNKNVTVFNDTIEGALISDNSKELFFKWLLSEHGIDVTHLLGSTVQLRTSGKVVIDDKVLLACIKLMFGGKSDTQFKKTRKFKQVEDLVFYINGKADWPPISKTSGWVTSFLDFSIAEIEKESLANQDQNFYTIFNGYFPELYAILNRLYPDRLQRSLSH
- a CDS encoding DUF6602 domain-containing protein, with translation MDGVRIQNYWSKEVEALLATYKQFEILVPSQTRAGAAHQGEDGRYVEDLIGEYLRKFLPKGLEVLTGFILRPAVKTGDTGRERSRDVDQHSTQLDIIIYDTDTYPVFQRFADSVIVPPEGVIAIISVKKHLNDADIFKECQALWNASKLCRTKTINQTRVRGPYLALVSMHSHINKPQLGTLNWIFSKLQEAYDEEELPKFDDLVGFIGALDSWSIFKKRPCPVNSPMFGKYLSFDHQPNEEHLGLQFLLTGVLSVFYDETRRNIRRPGYTAFPSGRSPDSFPGEVPCTGLR
- a CDS encoding reverse transcriptase domain-containing protein encodes the protein MSKYNDIKISPSLTSKLLANIDYNVVSEIKVRKDFTYSIMNNSNLDVLNRELVSSLFSKIPLNNSCVGFVKNKSYLDLLEPHRFSTKFTRLDISSFFHSISLEDIKLSIEPYIKPKFLDKNKKISSIEEIMKAITYAVPEGAENVKFRGETVLPMGFSSSPIISNIVFRKIDVQIHKYCNENNIIYTRYADDMLFSSNSELVSQTIFINKIRSLVCQLSLKINERKTITTSGHISLNGYVIDGRSGTIRLSNQKLSRINKITHQLLVRGRAPSEVAKKLYGYSISKYDFKFGYSPEFFEQYCKDQLHNKIAGNRSYLISVLKFNEQYECICPKYVTKSQVMLERLNKILDNWS